The following are encoded in a window of Kitasatospora sp. NBC_01250 genomic DNA:
- a CDS encoding alpha/beta hydrolase encodes MTAALAWDGPLDWPITSGVIPILVLALGWLALVGLAVSSSTHWWSRRFPCAVLLTAALTVLVRAVVNDWWQPWPDGLTREVVFWVGIGILGLLLALFRLPPLRWRGRFAVLGAALLVLLMSGSEINRQYDQYPTLRVLLAPWIQHTPTFSAGRATSTLSAPAGRTLAEVWHSPAGLPAKGTITTTAIPGHKSGFDPRDAYIYLPPAYQATAPRPLLPVLVLMAGQPGGPADWVNSGGLAGTMDSFAAAHQGLAPIVVVVDPTGSDWANTLCMDSKIAKAQTYLAQDVPDWVHAHLQTGTGRGAFAIGGLSLGGTCSLQMAVNAPQVYGSFLDISGQDEPTLGSHDKTVQAAFGGNEAAFDAVDPLHVMARQKFPDTAAAFVVGKSDGEYGPQQRKVYQAAVAAGMRATFTEVPGGHDWNTFRAGLSGQLTWLSQQLGLIG; translated from the coding sequence GTGACGGCAGCACTGGCGTGGGACGGTCCGCTGGACTGGCCGATCACCAGCGGGGTGATCCCGATCCTGGTGCTGGCGCTCGGCTGGCTCGCGCTGGTCGGCCTCGCCGTCTCCAGCAGCACCCACTGGTGGAGCCGGCGGTTCCCGTGCGCCGTGCTGCTGACCGCGGCGCTCACCGTGCTGGTGCGGGCCGTGGTGAACGACTGGTGGCAGCCGTGGCCCGACGGGCTCACCCGCGAGGTGGTGTTCTGGGTCGGGATCGGGATCCTCGGCCTGCTGCTGGCGCTCTTCCGGCTGCCCCCGCTGCGCTGGCGCGGCCGGTTCGCGGTGCTGGGCGCGGCGCTGCTGGTGCTGCTGATGTCCGGCTCGGAGATCAACCGGCAGTACGACCAGTACCCGACGCTGCGGGTGCTGCTGGCCCCCTGGATCCAGCACACCCCGACCTTCTCGGCGGGCAGGGCCACCAGCACGCTGAGCGCGCCCGCCGGGCGCACGCTGGCCGAGGTCTGGCACAGCCCGGCCGGGCTGCCGGCCAAGGGCACCATCACCACCACGGCGATACCCGGGCACAAGTCCGGCTTCGATCCCCGCGACGCCTACATCTACCTGCCGCCGGCCTACCAGGCCACCGCGCCGCGCCCGCTGCTGCCGGTGCTGGTGCTGATGGCCGGCCAGCCCGGGGGACCGGCCGACTGGGTCAACTCCGGTGGCCTGGCCGGCACCATGGACTCCTTCGCCGCCGCCCACCAGGGCCTGGCGCCGATCGTCGTGGTGGTCGACCCGACCGGCTCCGACTGGGCCAACACGCTCTGCATGGATTCCAAGATCGCCAAGGCGCAGACCTACCTCGCCCAGGACGTGCCCGACTGGGTGCACGCCCACCTGCAGACCGGCACCGGCCGCGGCGCCTTCGCGATCGGCGGGCTCTCGCTCGGCGGCACCTGCTCGCTCCAGATGGCCGTCAACGCGCCGCAGGTCTACGGCTCCTTCCTGGACATCTCCGGCCAGGACGAGCCCACCCTGGGCAGCCACGACAAGACCGTGCAGGCGGCCTTCGGCGGCAACGAGGCGGCCTTCGACGCGGTGGACCCGCTGCACGTGATGGCCCGCCAGAAGTTCCCCGACACCGCGGCCGCGTTCGTGGTCGGCAAGAGCGACGGCGAGTACGGCCCGCAGCAGCGCAAGGTCTACCAGGCCGCCGTCGCGGCGGGCATGAGGGCGACCTTCACCGAGGTGCCCGGGGGCCACGACTGGAACACCTTCCGGGCCGGGCTGAGCGGCCAGCTGACCTGGTTGTCCCAGCAGCTCGGGCTGATCGGATGA
- a CDS encoding class F sortase has protein sequence MGRQRSPWSAAVALGATVVVGAWLVQDGSRGSLPPAPSAAEAGEDGAIRPAALSGTPMRASEPMRVRIPAVGVDAPVTGVGLDGEGHLATPPDNRRNLAGWYRDGVTPGQRGTALLVGHVDTAAGPAVFYGLGALHRGDQVDVARQDGTTAWFVVDAVDVYDRSDFPDHRVYGQAPDAQLRLITCGGGFTKGQGYHGNVVVFAHLTGHRGAQ, from the coding sequence GTGGGCAGGCAGCGCAGTCCCTGGTCGGCGGCGGTGGCGCTGGGGGCGACGGTGGTGGTGGGGGCCTGGCTGGTGCAGGACGGCAGCCGCGGTTCGCTGCCGCCCGCGCCGTCCGCCGCCGAGGCGGGGGAGGACGGCGCGATCCGTCCGGCCGCGCTCAGCGGCACCCCGATGCGGGCCTCGGAGCCGATGCGGGTCAGGATCCCGGCGGTCGGCGTGGACGCCCCGGTGACCGGGGTCGGGCTGGACGGCGAGGGCCACCTGGCCACCCCGCCGGACAATCGGCGCAATCTGGCGGGCTGGTACCGTGACGGGGTGACGCCCGGCCAGCGCGGTACCGCGCTGCTGGTCGGCCACGTGGACACCGCCGCCGGCCCCGCCGTCTTCTACGGTCTGGGTGCGCTGCACCGCGGTGACCAGGTCGACGTGGCCCGGCAGGACGGCACCACCGCCTGGTTCGTGGTCGACGCCGTCGACGTCTACGACCGTTCGGACTTCCCGGACCACCGGGTCTACGGCCAGGCCCCGGACGCGCAACTGCGGTTGATCACCTGCGGCGGCGGGTTCACCAAAGGACAGGGCTACCACGGCAACGTGGTGGTATTCGCACATCTGACAGGTCATCGGGGGGCACAGTGA
- a CDS encoding MFS transporter gives MSIATETSKPSSLPADHGGEGVLSARYRALTLGIVSVVLLLAFEATAVNTAMPVAARQLHGLGLYAFAFSGYFTSTLFAMVLSGEWCDRRGPVLPLFAGIGIFAAGLVVAGTAGSMWLFVGGRAIQGLGGGLVIVALYVVVGRAFPERLRPAVFAAFSAAWVLPSIVGPLVSGLVTQHLGWRWVFLAVPALVVLPLAVMGPALRRAERELPAAPPGGSLDRGRIGLAAMAALGAGLLQYAGQRLDLLGLLPAAAGGALLLPAVLRLLPSGTLRAARGLPTLILLRGVAAGAFFAAEAFIPLMMVTQRHLSPTLAGLTLTSGGLSWAFGSWLQGRPGAERYRERLIRIGFLLTALAIAGAALVLLPAAPTWTAALAWVFGGVGMGLAIASISVLMMKLSPPEAAGANSASLQMSDALGNVLLVGLAGVLFSALGGGAVAAADASGAGGGARGGFAAIFLVMTAVALLGAGLAARVRERA, from the coding sequence ATGAGCATAGCCACCGAGACCTCGAAGCCCTCGTCGCTGCCGGCGGACCACGGTGGCGAAGGCGTGCTGAGTGCCCGCTACCGCGCGCTGACCCTCGGGATCGTCTCCGTCGTGCTGCTGCTCGCGTTCGAGGCGACCGCCGTCAACACGGCGATGCCGGTGGCGGCCCGGCAGCTGCACGGGCTCGGCCTGTACGCGTTCGCCTTCTCCGGCTACTTCACCAGCACGCTCTTCGCGATGGTGCTGTCGGGGGAGTGGTGCGACCGGCGCGGCCCGGTGCTGCCGCTGTTCGCCGGGATCGGGATCTTCGCGGCCGGGCTGGTGGTCGCGGGGACGGCGGGCAGCATGTGGCTCTTCGTCGGCGGCCGGGCGATCCAGGGGCTGGGCGGCGGGCTGGTGATCGTCGCGCTCTACGTGGTGGTGGGGCGGGCGTTCCCGGAGCGGCTGCGGCCGGCCGTCTTCGCGGCCTTCTCGGCCGCCTGGGTGCTGCCCTCGATCGTCGGTCCGCTGGTCTCCGGCCTGGTCACCCAGCACCTCGGGTGGCGCTGGGTGTTCCTGGCCGTCCCGGCCCTGGTGGTGCTGCCGCTGGCGGTGATGGGCCCGGCGCTGCGCCGCGCCGAGCGCGAGCTGCCGGCGGCCCCGCCCGGCGGATCGCTGGACCGGGGCCGGATCGGGCTGGCCGCGATGGCCGCGCTGGGTGCCGGGCTGCTCCAGTACGCGGGCCAGCGGCTGGACCTGCTGGGTCTGCTGCCGGCCGCGGCGGGCGGCGCGCTGCTGCTGCCGGCCGTGCTGCGGCTGCTGCCGAGCGGCACGCTGCGGGCCGCGCGCGGGCTGCCGACGCTGATCCTGCTGCGCGGGGTGGCGGCGGGGGCCTTCTTCGCCGCCGAGGCGTTCATCCCGCTGATGATGGTCACCCAGCGGCACCTGTCGCCGACGCTGGCCGGGCTCACCCTGACCAGCGGCGGACTCTCCTGGGCGTTCGGCTCCTGGCTGCAGGGGCGCCCGGGCGCGGAGCGGTACCGCGAGCGGCTGATCAGGATCGGCTTCCTGCTGACGGCGCTGGCGATCGCCGGTGCCGCGCTGGTGCTGCTGCCGGCGGCCCCGACCTGGACCGCCGCACTGGCCTGGGTGTTCGGCGGGGTGGGCATGGGCCTGGCGATCGCCAGCATCAGCGTGCTGATGATGAAGCTCTCGCCGCCCGAGGCGGCCGGCGCCAACTCGGCCTCGCTGCAGATGTCCGACGCGCTCGGCAACGTGCTGCTGGTGGGACTGGCCGGGGTGCTGTTCTCCGCGCTCGGCGGCGGCGCGGTGGCAGCGGCGGACGCGAGCGGCGCGGGCGGCGGGGCGCGCGGCGGCTTCGCCGCGATCTTCCTGGTGATGACGGCCGTCGCGCTGCTCGGCGCCGGGCTGGCCGCCCGGGTCAGGGAGCGGGCCTGA
- a CDS encoding phosphatidylglycerol lysyltransferase domain-containing protein, with the protein MWESLRDAYHSRIVEPGREPLFLLLIGLITAFLFIRFSTRMIRRGTSWWPGNVTPGGLHIHHVVFGQALMVVAGVASFAYHGTHGLARDGLAIAFGAGCGLVLDEFALVLHLEDVYWSEQGRKSVDAVILAIALIALVLVGELPLGGISGKPSIGQLAGAAVLLLLVVVSLLKGKLWTGLIGVMLPVLAVVGAIRLARPGSPWARWRYRSRPKRMARAERREARVHRRMEAFKVGAYNLLAGAPDAVPDGTAAAPAAAEAPAAVPVPVPAPAPARPLPPWRRRCAVSAEWYARIAAALNLLAGLIAPFRERVERANSGEFFTPVLVTAGFTAALFAALLAVMLRRRKRAAWIVATAVAAIYTVPFAVALAVLPEDRAHPFNWVSFALTALLLAVLLAGRRAFHARGARGNLVLGLSVLLIGGLLVTVLGAVLVHAGTTPQADWGDCFGYAVVRLFTVSGFGDVTAQVSVDRWADLTINVLGAALFLLVLRVFFRSPHGRVHLQPQDEQRLRALLERHGARDSLGYFALRRDKSVCWSPSGKAAVLYRVVNGVALASGDPIGDPEAWPQAIACWRELARANAWVPAVTGAGEQAGTVYRRTGLKALEFGDEAIVEVTAFSLEGRSMRTLRQAHNRVRKAGYRAVIRRHRDIPTDELTALVHLADAWRHGRTERGFSMALGRLGDPADGDCVLAECRDENDRTCALLSFVPWGAHGLSLDLMRRDRESENGLVEFLVTELLLAGAAGALPLTRVSLNFAMFRYVFEQGGKLGAGPVLRLCRAVLRFLSRWWQLESLYRANAKYQPSWEPRFLLYEKSSELPTIAVANGLAEGFLVRPRLRGSLRRGAAHPSGGTADAAGQASGLAEQG; encoded by the coding sequence ATGTGGGAGTCGCTGCGGGACGCGTACCACTCCCGGATCGTCGAGCCGGGCCGGGAGCCGCTCTTCCTGCTGCTGATCGGCCTGATCACGGCCTTCCTGTTCATCCGCTTCAGCACCCGGATGATCCGGCGCGGCACCTCCTGGTGGCCGGGCAACGTGACCCCCGGCGGCCTGCACATCCACCACGTGGTCTTCGGGCAGGCGCTGATGGTGGTGGCCGGAGTCGCGAGCTTCGCCTACCACGGCACCCACGGCCTGGCGCGCGACGGACTGGCGATCGCCTTCGGCGCGGGCTGCGGCCTGGTGCTGGACGAGTTCGCGCTGGTGCTGCACCTGGAGGACGTCTACTGGAGCGAGCAGGGCCGCAAGTCGGTGGACGCGGTGATCCTCGCGATCGCGCTGATCGCGCTGGTGCTGGTCGGCGAGCTGCCGCTGGGCGGGATCAGCGGCAAGCCCTCGATCGGGCAGCTGGCCGGGGCCGCGGTGCTGCTGCTCCTGGTGGTGGTCAGCCTGCTCAAGGGCAAGCTGTGGACCGGGCTGATCGGCGTCATGCTGCCGGTGCTCGCCGTGGTCGGGGCGATCCGGCTGGCCAGACCCGGCAGCCCGTGGGCCCGCTGGCGCTACCGCAGCCGCCCCAAGCGGATGGCCCGCGCCGAGCGGCGCGAGGCCCGGGTGCACCGGCGGATGGAGGCGTTCAAGGTGGGCGCGTACAACCTGCTGGCCGGCGCCCCGGACGCGGTACCCGACGGCACGGCGGCTGCGCCGGCCGCGGCCGAGGCCCCCGCGGCCGTCCCCGTACCCGTCCCCGCCCCCGCGCCGGCCCGCCCACTGCCGCCGTGGCGCCGGCGCTGCGCCGTGAGCGCCGAGTGGTACGCGCGGATCGCCGCCGCGCTCAACCTGCTGGCCGGGCTGATCGCCCCGTTCCGGGAGCGGGTGGAGCGGGCCAACAGCGGCGAGTTCTTCACCCCGGTGCTGGTCACCGCCGGGTTCACGGCCGCGCTCTTCGCCGCCCTGCTGGCGGTGATGCTGCGCCGGCGCAAGCGGGCGGCCTGGATCGTGGCCACCGCGGTGGCGGCGATCTACACGGTGCCCTTCGCGGTGGCCCTGGCGGTGCTGCCCGAGGACCGGGCGCACCCCTTCAACTGGGTCTCCTTCGCACTCACCGCACTGCTGCTCGCCGTGCTGCTGGCCGGCCGGCGCGCCTTCCACGCCCGGGGCGCCCGCGGCAACCTGGTGCTCGGCCTGTCCGTGCTGCTGATCGGCGGGCTGCTCGTCACCGTGCTCGGCGCCGTGCTGGTGCACGCCGGCACCACCCCGCAGGCGGACTGGGGCGACTGCTTCGGCTACGCGGTGGTGCGGCTGTTCACCGTCTCCGGCTTCGGCGACGTGACCGCGCAGGTGAGCGTCGACCGCTGGGCCGACCTGACCATCAACGTGCTCGGCGCCGCGCTCTTCCTGCTGGTGCTGCGGGTCTTCTTCCGCTCCCCGCACGGGCGGGTGCACCTGCAGCCGCAGGACGAGCAGCGGCTGCGCGCCCTGCTGGAGCGGCACGGGGCGCGCGACTCGCTCGGCTACTTCGCGCTGCGCCGCGACAAGTCGGTCTGCTGGTCGCCCTCCGGCAAGGCCGCCGTGCTCTACCGGGTGGTCAACGGGGTCGCGCTGGCCTCCGGCGACCCGATCGGCGACCCGGAGGCGTGGCCGCAGGCCATCGCGTGCTGGCGGGAGCTGGCCCGGGCCAACGCCTGGGTGCCGGCCGTCACCGGCGCGGGCGAGCAGGCCGGCACGGTCTACCGGCGGACCGGCCTCAAGGCACTGGAGTTCGGCGACGAGGCGATCGTCGAGGTGACCGCCTTCAGCCTGGAGGGCCGCAGCATGCGCACCCTGCGCCAGGCCCACAACCGGGTCCGCAAGGCCGGCTACCGCGCGGTGATCCGCCGCCACCGGGACATCCCCACGGACGAACTGACCGCGCTGGTGCACCTGGCCGACGCCTGGCGCCACGGCCGCACCGAGCGCGGCTTCTCGATGGCGCTGGGCCGGCTCGGCGACCCCGCCGACGGCGACTGCGTGCTCGCCGAGTGCCGGGACGAGAACGACCGCACCTGCGCGCTGCTGAGCTTCGTGCCCTGGGGCGCGCACGGCCTCTCGCTCGACCTGATGCGCCGCGACCGGGAGTCGGAGAACGGTCTGGTGGAGTTCCTGGTCACCGAGCTGCTGCTGGCCGGGGCGGCCGGTGCGCTGCCGCTCACCCGGGTCTCGCTGAACTTCGCGATGTTCCGCTACGTCTTCGAGCAGGGCGGCAAGCTGGGGGCCGGACCGGTGCTGCGGCTGTGCCGGGCCGTGCTGCGCTTCCTGTCGCGGTGGTGGCAACTGGAGTCGCTGTACCGGGCCAACGCCAAGTACCAGCCCAGCTGGGAGCCGCGCTTCCTGCTCTACGAGAAGTCCTCCGAGCTGCCCACCATCGCGGTGGCCAACGGACTGGCCGAGGGGTTCCTGGTCCGGCCCAGGCTGCGCGGCTCGCTGCGCCGGGGCGCGGCTCACCCGTCCGGCGGCACAGCCGATGCGGCGGGGCAGGCCTCCGGTTTGGCTGAGCAGGGGTGA